The genomic window CCTAACAAAGCGGGTCGGCCAAATTCATTATTAAAAGCGGCGCTACCCAATGGCCCATCAAGCATAATATCAAGCGCACTAACAATACGCTGCGGTTTACCAAAATTTTGTTCCCAAGGTTGTTTAAAACCTGGAATACGTAAGTTAGAAACAGCAAATCCGACTAAGCCCGCTTTAGGCTTTGCACCACGTCCTGTTGCGCCTTCATCGCGTATTTCTCCGCCCGAGCCAGTTGCAGCGCCTGGCCAAGGAGAAATAGCTGTCGGGTGGTTATGAGTTTCTACTTTCATCAAAATATGTGCATTTTCATAATGATAATCATACTTACCGCTTATTGGATCAGGAAAAAAACGCCCAATATTCGATCCTTCCATCACAGCAGCGTTATCTTTATAAGCAGATAAAATATAATCTGGCGTTTGTTGATAAGTATTTTTTATCATATTAAACAAAGAATTAGGCTGTTTTTTACCATCAATAACCCAACTGGCATTAAATATTTTATGCCGACAATGTTCTGAATTAGCTTGCGCAAACATATAGAGTTCAACATCCGTTGGATTCCGCCCTAATGTTTGGAAGGCATGCATCAAATAATCAATTTCATCTGTGGCTAACGCTAACCCTAATTCAGTATTTGCCAATTCAAGTGCGCGACGACCATTTTTTAATATTTCTATTGTTACCATCGGCGCTGGCTTATGATGCACAAAGAGTGATTTTACCTGCTCAAAAGAAGTCCAAACAGCTTCAACCATTCGATCATGCAAAATGACAGATAAATCATCCAATTGTGATATATCCAATGGTGCAGAATAAATAATATAATAAGCAATCCCACGCTCAAGCCGGATCACCTGCTGTAATCCACAGTTATGAGCAATATCCGTTGCCTTTGAAGACCAAGGTGAAATAGTGCCTGGCCGTGGAGTAACCAAAAGTAACTGGCCTGTAGGCTGTTGCTCAGTTAATGAGGGGCCATAATGAAGCAATTTACTCAGTTTTTGTCGATCATCCTGATTTAATGGCGCACCAAGTTCAGCAAAGTGTACATATTCAGCATAAATGTCAATAACCGGCAGTTGTTGCTGTTGGCATAAAGATAGAAGCTTAGTAATGCGAAATGTCGATAAAGCAGGTGAGCCACGCAGGATTTCCATAGTAATAGGTTCTCTTAACTTATAAAGCTGGCCTGAAGCATAGGGTTCAGGAAAACTGGCCGACTATTATAAAGCATCATGAGCCATTACGAAACCGTTTGCGTGAACATTTATCACTCACTAGGAAATGTTAAAGATATGTAAAATAGATTAAATTACGTTGCAAATCCTTTTTTTGTTAAGCAAAATGTCGGGCTCTTAAAAAATTGGCCATAATTTGGTCATTTTAATTAAGATAATATGTTTAACTAACGAGATATAACCATTTGATTAATATTAGAATTAATTATCTTGTTATCGTTATTGTCTCTATAATTTCTGTTGGTGTCATTGCACTTAATTTTGAGTGGCCCAACCAGCAGCAAGACCAGGTGAAGAGAATTATTTCTCGTGGTGAACTACGTGTAAGTACCATTAATTCACCACTTATGTCTTTTAACGATAAGCAAGAAGCAAGCGGATTTGATTACGAACTGACTAAACGCTTTGCCGATTATCTTGGCGTAAAGCTACGTATCAATGTACGTTCAAATATCAATCAACTTTTTAATGATCTTGAAAACGGTAATAGTGACTTCATTACTGCAGGACTTCTTTACAATGAGAAGCGCCTCGATAAAGCACAGCCGGGGCCTGCCTATTATACCGTTTCACAACAACTGATTTATCGCAAAGGGATAAATCGTCCACGCTCTTTAAATGATGTAAAAGGGAAATTTGTCGTTGCAACAGATTCAGTACACGCGAGTACACTGCAACGGTTGAAGCAAAAATATCCTAATCTCCAGTGGGAAGAAACCAGTCATTATAATGCGACTGAGTTATTACAACTGCTAGCCGAAGGGAAAATTGATTATACCTTAGAAAACTCTATTGTCGTCGCCATGCAGCAACGCATTCATCCGAACATTGCAGTTGCTTTTAATGTTAGCGATGATCATAGCCTTAATTGGTATATGAAACGCTCGAAAGATAATAGTCTAAATGCAGCAATGTTAGACTTCTTCAATAAAAGCAAAGAAGAAGAACTTTTAACACGCTTAGATGAAAAATATTTTGGCCATGTTGCTAGCTTTGATTATTTTGATACGCTTTCTTTTATTACTGCGATTAATAAAACTTTGCCAACTTATAAACATCTATTTAAAAAATATGCAGAAGATATGGATTGGCGGCTACTCGCAGCAATTTCCTGGCAGGAATCACACTGGGATCCACTTGCCACATCACCAACTGGTGTTCGTGGTTTAATGATGCTTACAGTACCTACTGCACAAACTATGGGTGTGTCAGATAGGCTGGATCCAGAGGAAAGTATTAAAGGTGGCGCTGCTTATTTACAATACCTAATGTCACGTGTACCAACCACTATTGCGCCTGATGATCGTATTTGGTTTGCATTATCGGCTTATAATATGGGATTGGGTCATATGCTCGATGCTAGAAAACTGACACGCCTACAAGGTGGTGATCCAGACAGTTGGTTAGATGTAAAAGCTAGACTTCCCTTACTCAGTAAGAAAAAATATTTTGCTAAATTAACTTACGGTTATGCACGTGGCTATGAAGCCTATCGTTATGTGGAAAATATTCGCCGTTATCACCAAAGCTTGGTGGGTTACCTACAGAATAAGGAAATGAATCAAAATATGCAGCTTGCTGCCAGGGATCCTCTTTTATTCTCTAGAACCAGCAGTAAAAAAGAAAGTAGTGATTAATTTAGCCAATAATTACTAAATAGTATTAGCCCCTTACTTCTGCCTAAGTAGCTTCACTAAGCTGCTTAGGCAGATTTAATTTAACAGTGCGGTACTTTCTTGGCCAATTTTTTTTCTGCTCGACGCTGTTTAAAAAAAGAACTTAACATCGCCGAACATTCATCGGCCAAAATCCCTCCCAATACCAGAATACGATGATTCATCTCAGGATGATTAAAAACATCAATTACTGAGCCCGCAGCACCGGTTTTTTGATCATAGGTACCATAAACTAAGCGACTGATGCGCGCATGGATCATGGCCCCAGCACACATAATACAAGGCTCTAATGTCACATAAAGGGTAGTATTAAGTAAGCGATAATTTTGTAAATATTGACCACCTGCGCGCAAAGCTAAAATTTCTGCATGCGCACATGGATCATGATCCGAAATAGGCTGATTCCAACCTTCCGCAATCAATTTATTTTCATGAACCAATACTGCACCTACTGGAATTTCACCTTTTGCTTGCGCATTTTCTGCGAGTAAAATAGCCTTTCGCATCCAATAAACATCTTTTTTGGCTTGTTCCACGAATAAAAAACCTCAAAAAATTAACTTATATGGTAAAAGTTGTTATAACATAATATCAATCTATGGTTTAATAACACTGAAGCAGATAATAAATTACCTTAATAAATCATCTGCAACATAATCTATGTTATTCTATAAATTTAGTCTACTTGACCCTATTCATCTTTCATTAAAGATAATAACCTAACTAACACGTGTATATTAAATGATAAAAAAATTAATAAATAACAATCAGTATTTTTTGCTGAAAATATTGCTACTTACTATATTATTTAGCCTAATTCATTACGCAATGGGCTACCCACCAAGACTAAACTATACAGCGGGTATCGTCGCATTACTTATCGTTATCAGTCCATTACGGATAATATATTGTGGGTTTATTATCATATTTACAATTATTGCAGCGCTATATTTTCCGGCCAGGTTTCTGTATGGTGCACCCTCACTCACTATAGCAACATCGGTTACTTACACCAATTTACATGAAGCAATAGAATTTATTACTAATATTCCATACTATCTTTATATTGGATCATTATTTATTTTACTATTCGGTTTTTTCTGTGCAAAATTTAAGCTTAATAGCTCAAAAAAAATAAAGGTCTGGGCTTTTATTACCTTTCTGCTGTTTCTTTTCTATGGTCCAATAAAGGATTATAACGCAGAAAATTATGATCTTACCATTCATCATACTGACCGAATCATTAATGATATATTTAAAGTCATTAATGAAAAGAAAATAGATTTTAATTTAATTTATACCGCCGATCATGGCGAAATTGTTAATGTGGGTCATGGATTAGAAAAGGGAAGAGAACAATATTTGATCCCCTTTATGTATAAATCAACCAATAATCATTTTAATTGTGATTTTATTAAATCTTTTCGTAATAAAGAAGGATATTTGAGTGGTTTGATGAATAAATATATCTTATCAGAACTTCTTGGCTATGAAATTGATAAAAATATTCTTAGAAACGAAAGAGAATATGATAGGGTATTAACCGCCAATGAAAATATTTTACCTTTTTCCTCAATAGAATAACAATGACTTAGCAACAATAATGTTGGCTTTCAATTTGAAGGCCAACCTTAGATTATATTTTTTGCTATTTAGATCGACACAATTTAGCTAAATGTTTAAAATAGGTTTAGCTGCTGCAATAATAGATTTCATGTATGAGTTTATATAAAGGATTTACACGAAATTTTCAGCGCTCTAAAACATCTCAATATTCATCAGAATCAGCTTTTTGTCTTGGTATTGTTCTGACTAGCATTGAATTTGTTTTTAGAACAAAACAATAAATTTAATGCTCATACCCTTTACATTATTAAGATAGTAAAAGTGATATGTTTGGCTATTTTTGTATTACTGAATTGTTTTTTTCAAGATACACTGTACGAAATTATCAATTATAGATAAAATTAACTAATGCTTTTCATACATAACTTACTGATATTTATCCAAATTACTTATAATATATTGATATGTCCTTATTAATTACAAAACGCTGTATCAACTGTGATATGTGTGAACCAGAATGTCCTAATGAAGCAATTTCAATGGGAGAAGAGTTTTACCAAATCAATCCCAATCTTTGTACTGAATGCATTGGCCACTATGATAAGCCAACTTGCCAATCCGTTTGTCCGATCAGTAATACCATTGTTAAAGATCCTAATAATCCTGAAACAGAAGAACAATTATGGGATAAATTTGTCCTATTACATCATGCCGATAAAATTTAACTTTCCATAATCACCGTGGCACAAGCATAATTTTGTTCATCAGATAATGATACATGAATATACTGCACGCCTAATGAATCAGCCAATATTTTTGCTTGTCCTAACAAATTCAGCCCAGGCTTACCTAACTTATCATTAAAAACTTCAAATTGATTAAGTGCTAAACCATTTCGGATCCCCGTTCCTAAAGCTTTTGCCGCTGCTTCTTTGACAGCAAAGCGCTTTGCCAAAAAACGGACTGGCTGAGAGTGACTTTGATATTGTCGCCATTCTTGAGCAGACAATATACGTTTTGCCAGGCGTTCTTCTAAACGCTCGATAATCTGCTCAATCCGTATAATTTCAACCAGATCGGTACCCAATCCAATAATCGCCATTAATTACGCGCCTCACGAAGAATTTTCTTCATATCACTCACCGCCATCGCCATGCCACTAAAAAGGGCGCGCCCAATAATCGCATGACCAATATTAAGTTCATATATATCTGGCAACTGCGCAATACGCTGGACATTATGGTAAGTTAGCCCATGACCCGCATTGACCTTAAGCTTTTTCGCCGTAGCATAACTTACCGCTTGCTTAATACGTTTAAACTCTTCTTCCTGCTTTAACTCGCTGTTAGCGTCAGCATAAGCACCGGTATGAATTTCAATAAAGGGCGCCCCAATTTCCACTGCCGCATCAATTTGTTTATCGTTAGGATCAATGAATAAAGAAACCGTGATACCTGCTTTGGCTAATCGTTTGACAGCCATTGCGACTAACGCTTGTTGGCCAACAACGTCAAGCCCACCTTCCGTCGTAACTTCTTCACGTCGCTCTGGTACCAGGCAACAAAATTGAGGTTTGATCTGACAGGCAATATTGACCATCTCATCTGTTATTGCCATCTCCAGATTCATCCGCGTTTGTAACGTTTGGCGAAGTAACTTAACGTCACGATCAGTAATATGGCGGCGATCTTCACGCAAATGGACTGTGATCCCATCTGCACCAGCTTGTTCAGCAAGAAATGCAGCATGTATCGGATCCGGATATTGGGTTCCCCGTGCATTGCGCACTGTCGCAACATGATCAATATTAACGCCTAATAATAACTCTGCCATATTAAACTCCTGTTATCCATCTCATAGTTTGAATTTCATTTATCCATGCAATCATAATATCTTCAAATAGGTTTATGTCCCAGCATTAACGCATTTTAGGCAATATGAGCTGGTAAAAAAGCTCGCGGCTTTTTAATGGAGTTCCCCCCAAATAAGGTTTCAGCGCAATACGTGTAAAACGCTTAGCTGCTTTTAGTGTATCGACATCAGGAAACTCACGACAGGCAAATGCCTTAAGCTGCTTGCCGGTAAAACTCAAGTGATCAATAACCAAACTGGCAATAAAACCTTTCTCTTCCCGATAACGGTAAGTCATGCTATCTATCACCGATTCACCGCTACCGGAGCAGTGTAAAAAATCAACACCATAACCTAAATGAGATAACAATGATAATTCAAAACGGCGCAATGCATGTTCCGGCGTAGATTCACTGCCAGCCAATATCTGCAAACAGGTAAGGTATTCAAAAAATAGGCTTTGAAAAGGGATGTTGTAGGCTAAAACTCGCGCAAGCAATTCATTAACATATAGACCGCTGTACAGCACGGTACCGGTAAATGGTAGCGCTAAAGAAATTGGTTCTGCGCCACGCAACGTTTTCATTTCTCCCTTGCCTCCCCAACGGATCAGCAAGGGCGTAAAGGGTTGTAAACAGCCTTTTAAATTAGAACGTCGGCTACGAGCACCCTTGGCCAATAGTCGAATTCGCCCCTCATTTTCGGTGAAAAAATCTAACAATAAACTCGTTTCACTATAAGGGCGAGTATGAAGTACAAATGCACGTTGCCAACCGTCCACGGAAATCCGCCTTAATGAAGATCATCCATATAGCCTAAACTACGCAGTGCACGTTCATCATCGGCCCATCCAGCTTTAACTTTCACCCAAAGTTCAAGATGAACTTTAGTCGCAAAAAGTTTTTCCATATCCATCCGAGCTTCGATGCCAATTTTCTTAATTTTGCTACCTTTATTGCCAATAACCATTTTTTTCTGGCCATCTCTTTCAACCAAAATCAGACCATGAATGTTATAGCCACCGCGTTCATTTACCACGAATTGCTCAATTTCAACTGTGACTGAATAGGGTAGTTCATCGCCGAGAAAACGCATTAACTTCTCACGAATAATTTCAGAAGCCATAAAGCGTTGTGAACGATCGGTAATATAGTCTGCTGGAAAATGATGTGCTGCTTCAGGCATATGTTGACGGACTATTTTAGTAATAATATCGATACCGGTACCTTTTTCCGCACTAATCGGCACAATATCCAGAAAATTCATTTGCTTGCTAAGAAATTCAATATGGGGTAGTAAGCGAGTTTTATCTACCACATTATCAATTTTATTGATCACTAATAATACCGGACAAGGCAAATGACGCAGTTTATTTATCACCATCTCATCATCAGTTGTCCAATGTGTACCTTCAACAACAAAAATAATTAGTTCCACATCACCAATTGAACTACTTGCTGCCCGATTCATTAAACGATTTATTGCGCGCTTTTCTTCTACATGTAATCCGGGTGTATCGATATAAATCGTTTGATAATTATTTTCTGTCTCAATTCCCATGATGCGATGACGGGTTGTCTGTGGTTTACGAGAAGTAATAGAAACCTTTTGCCCGAGTAATTGATTCAGTAATGTTGATTTACCCACATTTGGACGCCCTACAATAGCGACAAATCCACAATAGGTTTTCGGTTTGCTCATTCAAGCTCCAATATTTTTAATGCCTGCTCAGCGGCTGCTTGTTCAGCCTTACGACGACTTGAACCCACACCTTCTACAGGTTCCTTTATACCACTAACCTGACAATGAATAGTAAATTCCTGATCGTGCGCTTCACCGCGAACTTGAACTACTAAATAACTTGGTAAAGGTAGATGGCGTCCCTGTAAATACTCTTGTAAACGTGTTTTAGGATCTTTTTGCTTATCGCCGGGGCTAATTTCTATTAATCGAGTGTCATACCAAGCCAAAACAATTTGTTCAGTGGTTTGAATATCACTATCTAAAAAAATACTGCCAATTAAAGCTTCGATAGTATCTGCCAATATTGATTCTCGACGAAAACCACCACTTTTTAATTCACCTGGCCCTAAACGCAAACATTCGCCCAAATCAAACTCTCGTGCAAGCTCAGCCAAGGTATTACCTCTGACCAATGTTGCTCGCATACGACTCATATCACCTTCATCAACTTTAGGAAAACGATGGTAAAGATCATTAGCAATCACAAAACTAAGGATTGAATCGCCTAAAAATTCCAATCTCTCATTATGACCACTGCTGGCACTACGATGAGTTAATGCTTGCTTCAATAATTCAATTTGTTTAAAAGCATAGCCAAGCTTACGCTGTAGCTGTTTAATTTCTTGCCGCTCTGACCACTCAATTAAAGAAGAATTCATGTGCTACCAATTATTTTATTATCAAATTACAAAAAGCATACGCAACAGATCTGTAAAATTAATTTTTACAAAGCTGTTGCGTTGGCAGGTTTCCTAATATCGTTCAAGAAACCATCATTTTTGGTTATCTCGCTATATTCTATATCGATTGCTATATAAATCAATTTAGCATCAATGATTAGTTTATCTTATTATTTTATTAATTAATTGTACCAATACGACTTAAACGTACCCCTGTTGGCCATTCACCCTCGTGTTTATCAAGGCTAAACCAGATAATAACGGCACGACCAACTAAATTTTCTTCTGGGACAAAACCCCACATACGGCTATCTGCACTATTATCCCGATTATCTCCCATCATAAAATAGTGTTTAGGAGGAACAATCCATTCATTGGCTGGTAAACCAGGCTGTTGATAACGTGACTGGGTATAAACTTGTGGGATCACTAAGATTTCATGGCTAGTTTCATCTAATTTTTCGATTCTTTCCGCTTGACGTAATGCATTAGTTGGAACTGGTTCACCCAATGGAATTTGATAACTCCCTTTCTGGCTTTCTACCATAGAATCGATATTAAAAAATAGAGACCATTCACTCTCTTTTAATGAAGAATAGATAATTGGTAACGCTCGCTCACAGTTTGAAATTGAACAATTCGGGTATATACGTAACTCTTTTTGTTCAGGATCATAAACAATTTTATCACCAGGTAGACCAATAACACGTTTAACAAAATCTACACTAGGATCTTTAGGATATTTAAATACCGCAATATCACCACGTTTAGGTTTTCCTGTTTCCAATAATGTTGTTTGTGTAACAGGATCTTTTAATCCATAAGCAAACTTTTCCACTAGTATAAAATCACCGACTAACAAAGTAGGCATCATTGAACCTGATGGGATTTGAAACGGCTCATAAATAAATGAGCGTATTATTAATACAATCGCTAATATCGGAAAAATAGATGAACAAGTATCAACCCATGATGGTTTATGTATGCTTTCTGCTAAATGCGTCTGCTCTACGCTTCCCTCAATAACCTTTTGCTGCTGCGCCATTTTTTTCTTACGAGCAGGTGCTAATTTAAAACGATCAATAAGCCAGATAATCCCTGTAATTAAAGTCGCCAGCGATAAAATCAAAGAAAAAGTGTTAGCCATTATGACTCCTTATAACGGTTAGTTATCTTTACCTACATGAAGGATTGCAAGGAATGCTTCCTGCGGTAGTTCAACATTACCAACCTGCTTCATTCGTTTCTTACCTTCTTTCTGTTTCTGTAGTAATTTTTTCTTACGGCTAACATCACCACCATAACATTTAGCTAATACATTTTTACGTAATTGTTTCACCGTTGAACGCGCTATAATATGGGTACCAATAGCAGCCTGAATTGCAATATCAAATTGCTGGCGCGGGATCAGATCTTTCATTTTCTCTACCAGCTCACGACCACGGTATGGTGCATTTGCACGATGCGTAATCAATGCTAAGGCATCCACTCTTTCGCCATTAATTAACACATCTACCCGCACCATATCTGCCGCTTGGAAACGGACAAAACCATAATCCAATGAAGCATATCCCCGTGAAGTCGATTTCAAACGATCAAAGAAATCTAACACGACCTCAGCCATAGGAATTTCATAGGTTAATGCGACCTGATTACCATGATAGACCATATTAGTCTGCACGCCGCGTTTTTCTACGCATAACGTAATGACATTACCAAGATATTCCTTAGGCATTAACATGTTACATTCTGCAATCGGTTCACGTAATTCATTTATGCTATTAAGCGCAGGTAACTTAGAGGGACTATCAACATAGATGACATCACCATTTGTTAGCTCAACTTCATAAATAACTGTAGGTGCAGTTGTTATAAGATCCAGATCATATTCACGTTCCAAACGCTCCTGAATAATCTCCATATGAAGTAGACCAAGAAAACCACAACGAAATCCAAAACCTAATGCAGTCGAACTCTCTGGTTCATAAAATAACGAAGCATCATTCAAACTTAATTTAGCTAAAGCGTCACGAAATGCTTCATAATCATCAGAACTAATGGGGAATAAACCGGCGTAAACCTGTGGTTTTACTTTTTTAAAGCCAGGCAACGCCTGTTCAGCAGGATGACGAGCGCCGGTCAATGTATCGCCAACCGGCGCGCCGTGAATATCTTTTATGGCACAAACCAACCAACCTACTTCGCCACAATTTAGCTGTTGGCGATCAATGCGTTTGGGTGTGAAAATACCTAAGCGATCAACATTATAAAGCTGGCCAGAGCTCATCACTTTAATTTTATCGCCTTTACCAAGAGTACCATTTTTAATCCGTACCAGCGAAACAACGCCTAAGTAATTATCAAACCACGAATCGATAATCAATGCCTGCAAAGGGGCTGCCGGATCACCATCTGGCGGTGGGATCTCTTTAACCAGACGTTCAATTACTTCCTGTACTCCTAACCCAGTTTTTGCCGAACAACGGACCGCGTCATGCGCATCTATGCCAACAATATCTTCAATTTCTTCAGCTACCCGATCAGGCTCAGCCGCAGGTAAATCAATTTTATTTAGCACAGGAACAACTTCTAAATCCATCTCAATCGCAGTATAACAATTAGCAAGGGTTTGCGCTTCTACACCTTGCCCGGCATCAACAACGAGTAATGCACCTTCACAAGCAGCTAATGAACGGGATACTTCATAAGAGAAGTCCACATGGCCGGGAGTATCAATAAAATTAAGCTGATAAGTTTCGCCGTCACTGGCTTTATAATCAAGGGTAACACTCTGCGCTTTTATCGTGATCCCTCGTTCCCGCTCCAAATCCATCGAGTCTAATACCTGGGCTGCCATTTCACGATCAGAAAGGCCACCGCAAATCTGAATAATACGATCCGACAGAGTTGATTTACCATGATCAATATGAGCGATGATGGAAAAATTTCTTATATGTTTGATTTTCAAGGTTATATCTTCTTCTAAATGGCCTTATAAAATCAGTTTTAGCGATAGTTTAGCCTACAAAGCTAAAACTAATAAAAGCTGTTATAACAATCTTGGGAATGCATTTTACATATAAGCGACAAACAACTCAAAGAATCATTAATAATGAAAAGTCGTTTTTATAAATAAGACGTTTATACGCATAGATTAGTGACGATTTGTTATTACTAACAATAGGCATTTAGACTTACTATGTCATTCAAACTTGTTCTTTTAATTCATCAGGCGGTAAACCGATTTGTAAAATGGTAGGTTGATATAGGGTTTCTTTTTCCCAATAACGTGCGATTTTTTTTGCTAGAAAAAAACCAACACTTGCGCCAATAACGGCACCTAAAAATATAATAA from Arsenophonus sp. aPb includes these protein-coding regions:
- the mltF gene encoding membrane-bound lytic murein transglycosylase MltF, which produces MINIRINYLVIVIVSIISVGVIALNFEWPNQQQDQVKRIISRGELRVSTINSPLMSFNDKQEASGFDYELTKRFADYLGVKLRINVRSNINQLFNDLENGNSDFITAGLLYNEKRLDKAQPGPAYYTVSQQLIYRKGINRPRSLNDVKGKFVVATDSVHASTLQRLKQKYPNLQWEETSHYNATELLQLLAEGKIDYTLENSIVVAMQQRIHPNIAVAFNVSDDHSLNWYMKRSKDNSLNAAMLDFFNKSKEEELLTRLDEKYFGHVASFDYFDTLSFITAINKTLPTYKHLFKKYAEDMDWRLLAAISWQESHWDPLATSPTGVRGLMMLTVPTAQTMGVSDRLDPEESIKGGAAYLQYLMSRVPTTIAPDDRIWFALSAYNMGLGHMLDARKLTRLQGGDPDSWLDVKARLPLLSKKKYFAKLTYGYARGYEAYRYVENIRRYHQSLVGYLQNKEMNQNMQLAARDPLLFSRTSSKKESSD
- the tadA gene encoding tRNA adenosine(34) deaminase TadA, whose product is MRKAILLAENAQAKGEIPVGAVLVHENKLIAEGWNQPISDHDPCAHAEILALRAGGQYLQNYRLLNTTLYVTLEPCIMCAGAMIHARISRLVYGTYDQKTGAAGSVIDVFNHPEMNHRILVLGGILADECSAMLSSFFKQRRAEKKLAKKVPHC
- a CDS encoding sulfatase-like hydrolase/transferase encodes the protein MIKKLINNNQYFLLKILLLTILFSLIHYAMGYPPRLNYTAGIVALLIVISPLRIIYCGFIIIFTIIAALYFPARFLYGAPSLTIATSVTYTNLHEAIEFITNIPYYLYIGSLFILLFGFFCAKFKLNSSKKIKVWAFITFLLFLFYGPIKDYNAENYDLTIHHTDRIINDIFKVINEKKIDFNLIYTADHGEIVNVGHGLEKGREQYLIPFMYKSTNNHFNCDFIKSFRNKEGYLSGLMNKYILSELLGYEIDKNILRNEREYDRVLTANENILPFSSIE
- a CDS encoding YfhL family 4Fe-4S dicluster ferredoxin codes for the protein MSLLITKRCINCDMCEPECPNEAISMGEEFYQINPNLCTECIGHYDKPTCQSVCPISNTIVKDPNNPETEEQLWDKFVLLHHADKI
- the acpS gene encoding holo-ACP synthase — protein: MAIIGLGTDLVEIIRIEQIIERLEERLAKRILSAQEWRQYQSHSQPVRFLAKRFAVKEAAAKALGTGIRNGLALNQFEVFNDKLGKPGLNLLGQAKILADSLGVQYIHVSLSDEQNYACATVIMES
- the pdxJ gene encoding pyridoxine 5'-phosphate synthase produces the protein MAELLLGVNIDHVATVRNARGTQYPDPIHAAFLAEQAGADGITVHLREDRRHITDRDVKLLRQTLQTRMNLEMAITDEMVNIACQIKPQFCCLVPERREEVTTEGGLDVVGQQALVAMAVKRLAKAGITVSLFIDPNDKQIDAAVEIGAPFIEIHTGAYADANSELKQEEEFKRIKQAVSYATAKKLKVNAGHGLTYHNVQRIAQLPDIYELNIGHAIIGRALFSGMAMAVSDMKKILREARN
- the recO gene encoding DNA repair protein RecO, whose amino-acid sequence is MDGWQRAFVLHTRPYSETSLLLDFFTENEGRIRLLAKGARSRRSNLKGCLQPFTPLLIRWGGKGEMKTLRGAEPISLALPFTGTVLYSGLYVNELLARVLAYNIPFQSLFFEYLTCLQILAGSESTPEHALRRFELSLLSHLGYGVDFLHCSGSGESVIDSMTYRYREEKGFIASLVIDHLSFTGKQLKAFACREFPDVDTLKAAKRFTRIALKPYLGGTPLKSRELFYQLILPKMR
- the era gene encoding GTPase Era; translated protein: MSKPKTYCGFVAIVGRPNVGKSTLLNQLLGQKVSITSRKPQTTRHRIMGIETENNYQTIYIDTPGLHVEEKRAINRLMNRAASSSIGDVELIIFVVEGTHWTTDDEMVINKLRHLPCPVLLVINKIDNVVDKTRLLPHIEFLSKQMNFLDIVPISAEKGTGIDIITKIVRQHMPEAAHHFPADYITDRSQRFMASEIIREKLMRFLGDELPYSVTVEIEQFVVNERGGYNIHGLILVERDGQKKMVIGNKGSKIKKIGIEARMDMEKLFATKVHLELWVKVKAGWADDERALRSLGYMDDLH
- the rnc gene encoding ribonuclease III is translated as MNSSLIEWSERQEIKQLQRKLGYAFKQIELLKQALTHRSASSGHNERLEFLGDSILSFVIANDLYHRFPKVDEGDMSRMRATLVRGNTLAELAREFDLGECLRLGPGELKSGGFRRESILADTIEALIGSIFLDSDIQTTEQIVLAWYDTRLIEISPGDKQKDPKTRLQEYLQGRHLPLPSYLVVQVRGEAHDQEFTIHCQVSGIKEPVEGVGSSRRKAEQAAAEQALKILELE
- the lepB gene encoding signal peptidase I, which codes for MANTFSLILSLATLITGIIWLIDRFKLAPARKKKMAQQQKVIEGSVEQTHLAESIHKPSWVDTCSSIFPILAIVLIIRSFIYEPFQIPSGSMMPTLLVGDFILVEKFAYGLKDPVTQTTLLETGKPKRGDIAVFKYPKDPSVDFVKRVIGLPGDKIVYDPEQKELRIYPNCSISNCERALPIIYSSLKESEWSLFFNIDSMVESQKGSYQIPLGEPVPTNALRQAERIEKLDETSHEILVIPQVYTQSRYQQPGLPANEWIVPPKHYFMMGDNRDNSADSRMWGFVPEENLVGRAVIIWFSLDKHEGEWPTGVRLSRIGTIN
- the lepA gene encoding translation elongation factor 4, which produces MKHIRNFSIIAHIDHGKSTLSDRIIQICGGLSDREMAAQVLDSMDLERERGITIKAQSVTLDYKASDGETYQLNFIDTPGHVDFSYEVSRSLAACEGALLVVDAGQGVEAQTLANCYTAIEMDLEVVPVLNKIDLPAAEPDRVAEEIEDIVGIDAHDAVRCSAKTGLGVQEVIERLVKEIPPPDGDPAAPLQALIIDSWFDNYLGVVSLVRIKNGTLGKGDKIKVMSSGQLYNVDRLGIFTPKRIDRQQLNCGEVGWLVCAIKDIHGAPVGDTLTGARHPAEQALPGFKKVKPQVYAGLFPISSDDYEAFRDALAKLSLNDASLFYEPESSTALGFGFRCGFLGLLHMEIIQERLEREYDLDLITTAPTVIYEVELTNGDVIYVDSPSKLPALNSINELREPIAECNMLMPKEYLGNVITLCVEKRGVQTNMVYHGNQVALTYEIPMAEVVLDFFDRLKSTSRGYASLDYGFVRFQAADMVRVDVLINGERVDALALITHRANAPYRGRELVEKMKDLIPRQQFDIAIQAAIGTHIIARSTVKQLRKNVLAKCYGGDVSRKKKLLQKQKEGKKRMKQVGNVELPQEAFLAILHVGKDN